The Muricauda sp. SCSIO 65647 genome includes a region encoding these proteins:
- a CDS encoding MFS transporter, whose protein sequence is MSESKTAAKDIVPLGQKAAFGAGHLVLNLYPGALGFFMFFLLTAFGMDPFLAGLLGGLPRFFDAITDPIMGFISDNTSSKWGRRRPYILVGGILSAVTFVFLWQLNENNSSDYNFWYFLIMSMVFLIGNTMFATPLVGLGYEMTSDYNERTRLMAFSQTVGLIAWVIVPWFWVIIADPDIFSNQAEGVRTMAIYVGVACLLLGLLPAIFCRGMDSAQMGNRKKLTFSSIFSNLKDLFVSIGEAVKNKPFMKLCGATFLVFNGYQIVASFSFFIFVFYIFNGSYEATATWPAWFSSIGALVSAFLVIPIVSAMATKWGKKKAFIISTALSIVGYALKWWAFTPDNVWLSFIPIPLMSFGLGSLFTLMMSMTADVCDLDELNNGMPRKEGTFGALYWWVVKLGQGLALVLGGLVLKLIGFDGNAATQTVDTLTKLRIADIIIPVVTAALAIWVMWKYSLSEERAKEIKALLEERRGVL, encoded by the coding sequence ATGTCTGAAAGTAAAACTGCTGCAAAAGATATAGTCCCCTTAGGGCAAAAAGCGGCCTTCGGAGCGGGCCATTTGGTTTTGAACCTTTATCCGGGAGCCCTGGGTTTCTTTATGTTCTTCTTATTGACAGCCTTCGGTATGGATCCATTTTTGGCAGGTTTGTTGGGTGGATTACCCCGTTTTTTTGATGCGATCACCGATCCGATTATGGGGTTTATTTCTGATAATACAAGCTCAAAGTGGGGTAGAAGAAGGCCCTACATTTTGGTTGGGGGCATACTGAGTGCCGTTACCTTTGTTTTTCTTTGGCAGCTTAATGAAAACAATTCTTCAGACTATAACTTCTGGTACTTCCTCATTATGTCAATGGTTTTTCTTATTGGCAATACCATGTTCGCTACACCCTTGGTCGGCTTGGGCTATGAAATGACCTCAGATTATAACGAGCGAACCCGTTTAATGGCATTTTCACAAACAGTCGGTCTAATAGCTTGGGTAATTGTACCTTGGTTTTGGGTGATCATTGCCGATCCAGATATTTTTAGCAACCAAGCCGAAGGCGTAAGAACCATGGCAATTTATGTTGGGGTAGCTTGTTTGCTACTCGGGCTTTTGCCGGCTATTTTTTGTAGGGGCATGGATTCGGCCCAAATGGGAAATAGAAAAAAATTGACCTTTTCCTCTATATTCAGTAATTTAAAAGACCTATTTGTCAGTATAGGAGAGGCCGTAAAGAATAAGCCATTTATGAAACTATGTGGTGCTACTTTCTTGGTATTTAATGGTTACCAAATCGTAGCGTCTTTCAGCTTCTTTATTTTCGTTTTTTACATTTTTAACGGAAGCTATGAAGCCACCGCGACATGGCCGGCCTGGTTTAGCTCCATAGGTGCATTGGTCTCGGCATTTTTAGTGATTCCGATTGTATCGGCAATGGCCACGAAATGGGGAAAAAAGAAGGCGTTTATTATTTCAACGGCCCTTTCTATAGTTGGATACGCTTTGAAGTGGTGGGCGTTTACTCCCGATAATGTTTGGCTTTCTTTTATTCCAATACCATTAATGTCATTTGGTTTGGGTAGTTTGTTCACCTTGATGATGAGTATGACCGCCGATGTCTGTGATCTAGATGAGCTCAACAATGGCATGCCAAGGAAAGAGGGTACCTTTGGGGCATTATACTGGTGGGTCGTAAAACTGGGGCAAGGCTTGGCGCTCGTTTTAGGAGGTCTGGTATTGAAATTAATCGGATTTGATGGTAATGCGGCCACACAAACGGTCGATACTTTGACCAAACTACGAATCGCGGATATCATTATTCCTGTAGTAACAGCAGCCTTGGCTATTTGGGTGATGTGGAAATACAGCCTGTCTGAAGAGCGTGCAAAAGAGATCAAAGCCCTACTCGAAGAAAGAAGGGGCGTATTGTAA
- a CDS encoding glycoside hydrolase family 30 protein: MGMLGCSEKQRSLHVTVYETSANGNKLERITAVSSDGNTATIKLLPDQKFQTITGFGGSFTEASAHLLNQLGKQNRHKILEAYFGEDGARYSLTRTHMNSCDFSLNNYSYAPVEGDTELEHFSIDEDRDDIIPIIKEAMAISKDGFKILASPWTAPPWMKDNNDYVGGKLLPKYYDTWALFFSKYIDAYKNEGIDIWGLTVENEPLGNGNNWESMHYSPEEMTQFVQNHLGPKLEADGKAEVKILGYDQNREHLKEWVDEMYKNEATSKYYDGTAVHWYASTYEVFPDALQYAHKKAPDKYLIQSEACVDAEVPKWQDDSWYWSKEATDWGWDWAPEEDKHLHPKYVPVYRYARDIIGCLNNWVDGWIDWNMVLNKQGGPNWFKNWCVASVIVDPKTDEVYFTPLYHTLVHFSRYIRPGAIRIGFENRDDVLQVTAVENLDGSVAVVILNQEAEPRNFSLVLGERSTAVQISGQAIQTIMVETIPENS, encoded by the coding sequence ATGGGTATGCTGGGGTGTAGCGAAAAACAGCGGTCTTTGCACGTGACGGTGTACGAAACCTCGGCCAATGGCAATAAGCTAGAAAGAATAACGGCGGTTTCTTCCGATGGGAATACGGCAACCATAAAACTGTTGCCCGATCAAAAGTTTCAGACCATAACAGGGTTTGGAGGGTCGTTTACCGAAGCATCGGCACATTTGTTGAACCAGCTGGGCAAACAAAACCGCCATAAAATTTTGGAAGCCTATTTTGGTGAGGACGGGGCAAGGTATTCATTGACGCGCACGCACATGAACTCTTGTGATTTCTCTTTGAACAATTATTCTTATGCACCTGTCGAGGGCGATACAGAACTGGAACATTTTTCCATTGATGAAGACCGTGATGACATCATCCCCATTATTAAAGAGGCGATGGCGATATCAAAAGATGGGTTCAAGATTTTGGCATCACCATGGACCGCCCCACCCTGGATGAAAGACAACAATGACTATGTTGGGGGAAAGTTATTGCCAAAATATTATGATACCTGGGCGTTGTTTTTTTCCAAGTATATTGACGCATACAAAAATGAAGGTATTGACATTTGGGGACTAACGGTGGAAAATGAGCCGCTTGGTAACGGAAATAACTGGGAAAGTATGCACTATTCCCCTGAGGAAATGACACAATTTGTACAGAACCATTTGGGGCCCAAATTGGAAGCCGATGGCAAAGCCGAAGTCAAGATTTTGGGATACGACCAAAACCGTGAGCATTTGAAAGAATGGGTCGATGAGATGTACAAGAACGAGGCCACCTCAAAATATTATGATGGTACCGCGGTACATTGGTACGCCAGCACGTATGAAGTATTTCCAGATGCTTTGCAATACGCCCATAAAAAGGCACCTGACAAGTATCTGATCCAATCAGAGGCCTGTGTAGATGCAGAGGTGCCCAAATGGCAAGACGATTCATGGTACTGGTCTAAAGAAGCGACAGATTGGGGTTGGGACTGGGCACCTGAAGAAGACAAACACCTACACCCCAAATATGTGCCGGTATACCGGTATGCACGAGACATTATCGGTTGCCTTAACAATTGGGTCGACGGTTGGATCGACTGGAACATGGTGTTGAATAAACAGGGTGGCCCCAATTGGTTCAAGAACTGGTGTGTGGCATCGGTCATTGTGGATCCCAAAACTGATGAGGTGTACTTCACACCCCTATATCATACATTGGTACACTTTAGTCGTTATATCAGGCCCGGTGCGATAAGAATAGGCTTTGAAAACCGAGATGATGTATTACAGGTCACTGCTGTTGAAAATCTTGATGGATCGGTCGCCGTGGTCATTTTAAATCAAGAGGCCGAACCTAGAAACTTTTCCCTTGTTTTGGGAGAGCGTTCCACGGCTGTTCAAATAAGCGGACAGGCCATACAGACAATAATGGTTGAAACTATACCAGAGAATAGCTAA